One region of Oncorhynchus mykiss isolate Arlee chromosome 8, USDA_OmykA_1.1, whole genome shotgun sequence genomic DNA includes:
- the LOC110530557 gene encoding zinc finger protein 572-like isoform X2, producing MACWVEAVQEPFVPRLGTPGTACRTAFPTSTRINDNWLSFYPVASERSSYPVKIVLKKQRSNSQCRDEELAVEEDSQPQPTDVEQRVETEPILIKDEETAEDVWKTDPQEGLRITGEESGSKPGKPPSFEQRHCDEDFITQPSISPRDSVEHYPNSDRPEEPRLASTEVFSTEQHRPDEVSLDLVMVKEEELDQTTALAGPDQFVMDETDGQLWTSVGPGRNTDPDGHPDFSFHSTEEYSQNISMVPSHSGLPAVPTMTDDVGPSLHSSIWKPHAKMFSASAHMKRHVRTLADETRQQMPEGQGSEMLNSSNEGNSLALQPRLHQYRASEATVRLSECMTGSNMATTSTFSGYSLSHSSFNMVKRMRSQWRSGGTTERRFSCTFCGKSFQRLCQLKEHLRSHTGEKPYTCEQCGRSFTKQCNLIRHAMVHSGEKPYECTQCGKCFTRRSKMTSHQRTHIAENAVSQYMVPAYPGDPHTSLM from the exons atggcttgctgggtagaagctgttcaggagccttttgttcccagacttggcactccgggaACCGCTTGCCGTACCGCTTTTCCTACCAGCACAAGGATCAACGACAACTGGTTAA GTTTTTACCCCGTGGCTTCAGAGAGATCTTCATATCCAGTCAAGATTGTTTTGAAAAAACAGAGGAGTAACTCACAGTGCAGAGACGAAGAGCTGGCTGTTGAAGAGGACTCTCAACCCCAG CCTACAGATGTGGAGCAGAGAGTGGAGACTGAACCCATACTGATCAAAGatgaggagacagcagaggaCGTGTGGAAGACTGACCCTCAGGAAGGGCTCAGGATCACTGGAGAGG AGTCTGGTTCCAAGCCTGGGAAACCACCATCCTTTGAGCAAAGGCACTGTGATGAGGACTTCATCACACAACCCAGCATATCTCCCAGAGACTCAGTGGAACATTACCCCAATTCTGATCGTCCAGAGGAACCCCGGCTCGCATCTACAGAGGTGTTCAGTACAGAGCAGCACCGGCCGGACGAGGTCTCACTAGACCTAGTGatggtgaaagaggaggagctGGATCAGACCACAGCCCTGGCAGGACCTGACCAGTTTGTCATGGATGAGACTGATGGGCAGCTGTGGACCTCTGTGGGTCCAGGCAGAAACACTGACCCTGATGGTCACCCAGATTTCTCCTTTCATTCCACAGAAGAGTACTCTCAGAATATCTCAATGGTCCCATCTCATAGTGGGCTGCCAGCTGTTCCTACTATGACAGATGATGTAGGGCCATCGCTTCACTCTTCtatatggaaaccacatgctAAAATGTTCAGTGCATCAGCACACATGAAAAGACATGTCAGGACATTGGCTGATGAGACTAGACAACAGATGCCAGAGGGACAGGGCAGTGAGATGCTGAACTCAAGTAATGAAGGAAATAGTTTAGCTCTACAGCCAAGACTGCATCAATACAGGGCTTCAGAAGCAACAGTGAGATTGAGTGAGTGCATGACAGGGTCAAACATGGCCACCACCTCCACCTTCTCTGGATACAGCCTGAGTCACAGTAGTTTTAACATGGTGAAGAGAATGAGGAGTCAGTGGAGATCAGGTGGCACCACCGAGAGACGCTTCAGCTGCACCTTCTGTGGTAAGAGCTTCCAGCGTCTCTGTCAGCTCAAAGAACACCTCCGGAGtcacaccggagagaaaccgTACACCTGTGAACAGTGTGGCAGGAGTTTTACCAAGCAGTGCAACCTGATCAGACATGCTATGGTCCACAGTGGGGAGAAACCGTATGAGTGCACACAGTGTGGGAAATGCTTCACCCGGCGCTCCAAAATGACGTCACATCAGAGAACTCACATAGCAGAGAATGCAGTGTCTCAATACATGGTACCCGCATACCCTGGGGATCCACACACAAGTTTAATGTAG
- the LOC110530555 gene encoding zinc finger protein 572 isoform X1 has translation MASCNFQAQLVSILEVLAKAAVAEINNRVDDSCAVIRLEMTQSQRDIDVLKKKCQMMESELKKTRGRVRRKGFYPMLSERSSYPVKIILNKQRSNSQWGEDNMAVEEDSHLHPTDVEQRVETEPILIKDEETAEDVWKTDPQEGLRITGEESGSKPGKPPSFEQRHCDEDFITQPNISPRDSVEHYTNSDRPEEPGTPRLSSTEVFSTEQHRPDEDSLNLVMVKDEKEEELDQTTTLAGPDQFVMDDNDGQLWTSVGPGRNTDPDGHPDFSFHSTEEYSQNISIFPSHSGLPSIPTMTNEVGPPLHSSIWKPHANMFSASKHIKRHIRTSADETRQQMPEGQSSETLNSNNVGNSLALQSRQHQYRASEATVRLSECMTGSNMATTSTFSEYSLSRSSFNMVKRMRTQWRSGGTTERRFSCTFCGKSFQRLCQLKVHLRSHTGEKPYTCDQCGRSFTQQCNLIRHAMVHSGEKPYECTQCGKCFTRRSKMTSHQRTHIGESPVSQYVIPAYPGDPYTSLM, from the exons ATGGCCAGCTGCAATTTTCAGGCGCAGTTGGTATCCATTCTTGAGGTATTGGCTAAAGCAGCTGTAGCAGAAATAAACAATCGTGTAGATGATAGCTGTGCTGTTATACGTTTGGAAATGACCCAAAGCCAGCGTGATATTGATGTACTGAAAAAGAAGTGTCAAATGATGGAGAGCGAGCTGAAGAAGACACGAGGACGAGTCAGGAGAAAAG GTTTTTACCCCATGTTATCAGAGAGATCTTCATATCCAGTAAAGATTATTTTGAACAAGCAGAGGAGTAACTCACAGTGGGGAGAAGACAATATGGCAGTTGAAGAggactctcatctccat CCTACAGATGTGGAGCAGAGAGTGGAGACTGAACCCATACTGATCAAAGatgaggagacagcagaggaCGTGTGGAAGACTGACCCTCAGGAAGGGCTCAGGATCACTGGAGAGG AGTCTGGTTCCAAGCCTGGGAAACCACCATCCTTTGAGCAACGGCACTGTGATGAGGACTTCATCACACAACCCAATATATCTCCCAGAGACTCCGTGGAACATTACACCAATTCTGATCGTCCAGAGGAACCAGGAACACCCCGGCTCTCATCTACAGAGGTGTTCAGCACAGAGCAGCACCGGCCAGACGAGGACTCACTAAACCTAGTGATGGTGAAagatgagaaagaggaggagctGGATCAGACCACAACCCTGGCAGGACCTGACCAGTTTGTCATGGATGACAATGATGGGCAGCTGTGGACCTCTGTGGGTCCAGGCAGAAACACTGACCCTGATGGCCACCCAGATTTCTCCTTTCATTCCACAGAAGAGTACTCTCAGAATATCTCAATTTTCCCATCTCATAGTGGGCTGCCATCCATTCCTACGATGACCAATGAAGTGGGGCCACCGCTTCACTCTTCtatatggaaaccacatgctAATATGTTCAGTGCATCAAAACACATTAAAAGACATATCAGGACATCGGCTGATGAGACTAGACAACAGATGCCAGAGGGACAGAGTAGCGAGACGCTGAACTCAAATAATGTAGGTAATAGTTTAGCTCTACAGTCAAGGCAGCATCAATACAGGGCTTCAGAAGCAACAGTGAGATTGAGCGAGTGCATGACAGGGTCAAACATGGCCACCACCTCCACCTTCTCAGAATACAGCCTGAGTCGCAGTAGTTTTAACATGGTGAAGAGAATGAGGACTCAGTGGAGGTCGGGCGGCACCACCGAGAGGCGTTTCAGCTGCACCTTTTGTGGGAAGAGCTTCCAGCGTCTCTGCCAGCTCAAAGTACACCTCCGGAGtcacaccggagagaaaccgTACACCTGCGATCAGTGTGGCAGGAGTTTTACCCAGCAGTGCAACCTGATCAGACATGCTATGGTCCACAGCGGGGAGAAGCCCTACGAGTGCACACAGTGTGGGAAGTGCTTCACCCGGCGCTCCAAAATGACATCACATCAGAGAACTCACATAGGAGAGAGTCCAGTGTCTCAATATGTGATACCTGCATACCCTGGGGATCCATACACAAGTTTAATGTAG
- the LOC110530553 gene encoding zinc finger protein 263: MASCNFQAQFVSIMEVLAKAAVTEINKRVDDSCAVIRLEITQSQKDIDVLKRKCHMMESELKKTRRRKGFYPMASERSPYPVKIVSNKQRSSSQWRDSEMSVEGDSQPQPTDVEQRVETEPILIKDEETAEDVWKTDPQEELRITGEESGSKPGKPPSFEQQLCDEDFITQPSISPRDSVEHYPNSDHPEEPGTPWLSSTEVFNTEQHRPDEDSLDLVLVKDEKEEESDPTTALAGPDQFVMDETDGQLWTSVNPGRDTDPDGHPDFSFHSTEEYSQNISIFPSHSGLPSVPTMTDEVGPSLHASIWKPHANMFSAAAHMKRHIRTMADETRQQMPEGQSSEMLNSSNEGNSLALQPRLHQYRASEATVRLSECMTGSNMATTSTFSGYSLSHSSFNMVKRMRTQWRSGGNTERRFSCTFCGKSFQRLCQLKVHLRSHTGEKPYTCEQCGRSFTKQCNLIRHALVHTGEKPYECTQCGKCFTQRSKMKSHQRTHIGEGPVSQYVVPAFPGDPHTSLLLSQNRWNK; this comes from the exons ATGGCCAGCTGCAATTTTCAGGCTCAGTTTGTATCCATTATGGAGGTATTGGCTAAAGCAGCTGTAACAGAAATAAACAAACGCGTAGATGATAGCTGTGCTGTTATACGTTTGGAAATTACCCAAAGCCAAAAAGATATTGATGTACTGAAAAGGAAGTGTCACATGATGGAGAGCGAGCTGAAGAAAACGCGCAGACGAAAGG GTTTTTACCCCATGGCATCAGAGAGATCTCCATATCCAGTCAAGATTGTTTCGAACAAGCAGAGGAGTAGCTCACAGTGGAGAGACAGCGAGATGTCTGTTGAAGGGGACTCTCAACCCCAG CCTACAGATGTGGAGCAGAGAGTGGAGACTGAACCCATACTGATCAAAGatgaggagacagcagaggaCGTGTGGAAGACTGACCCTCAGGAAGAGCTCAGGATCACTGGAGAGG AGTCTGGTTCCAAGCCTGGGAAACCACCATCCTTTGAGCAACAGCTCTGTGATGAGGACTTCATCACACAACCCAGCATATCTCCCAGAGACTCAGTGGAACATTACCCCAATTCTGATCATCCAGAGGAACCAGGCACACCCTGGCTATCATCTACAGAGGTGTTCAACACAGAGCAGCACCGGCCAGACGAGGACTCACTAGACCTAGTGCTGGTGAAggatgagaaagaggaggagtcAGATCCGACCACGGCCCTGGCAGGACCTGACCAGTTTGTTATGGATGAGACTGATGGGCAGCTGTGGACCTCTGTGAATCCAGGCAGAGACACTGACCCTGATGGCCACCCAGATTTCTCCTTTCATTCCACAGAAGAGTACTCTCAGAATATCTCAATTTTCCCATCTCATAGTGGGCTGCCATCTGTTCCTACTATGACAGATGAAGTGGGGCCATCGCTTCACGCTTCtatatggaaaccacatgctAACATGTTCAGTGCAGCAGCACACATGAAAAGACATATCAGGACAATGGCTGATGAGACTAGACAACAGATGCCAGAGGGACAGAGCAGTGAGATGCTGAACTCAAGTAATGAAGGAAATAGTTTAGCTCTACAGCCAAGACTGCATCAATACAGGGCTTCAGAAGCAACAGTGAGATTGAGTGAGTGCATGACAGGGTCAAACATGGCCACCACCTCCACCTTCTCTGGATACAGCCTGAGTCACAGTAGTTTTAACATGGTGAAGAGAATGAGGACTCAGTGGAGATCAGGCGGAAACACCGAGAGGCGTTTCAGCTGCACCTTCTGTGGTAAGAGTTTCCAGCGTCTCTGCCAGCTCAAAGTACACCTCCGGAGtcacaccggagagaaaccgTACACCTGTGAACAGTGTGGCAGGAGTTTTACCAAGCAGTGCAACCTGATCAGACATGCTCTGGTCCACACCGGGGAGAAACCGTATGAGTGCACACAGTGTGGGAAATGCTTCACCCAGCGCTCCAAAATGAAGTCACATCAAAGAACTCACATAGGGGAGGGTCCAGTCTCTCAATACGTGGTACCCGCATTCCCTGGGGATCCACACACAAGTTTATTGTTGTCTCAGAACAGATGGAATAAATAG
- the LOC110530556 gene encoding zinc finger and SCAN domain-containing protein 2-like, with amino-acid sequence MASSNFQAQLLSIMEVLAKAAVAEINQRVDDSCAVIRLEMTQSQRDIDVLKRKCQMMESELKKTHGRVRRKGFYPMASERSSYPVKIVLNKQRSSSQRRDREGAVEGDSQLQSTDVEQGVKTELILIKDEETAEDVWKTDPQEELRITGEESGSKPGKPPSFDQWNCDEDFITQPNISPENSVEHYPNSDRPEEPGTPRLASTEVFSTEQHRPAKSKDSLELVMVKDEKEEDLDQTTVPAGPDQFVMDDTDGHLWTSVDPGRDTDPDVHPDFSFHSTEEYSQNISIFPSHDIGPSLHYSIVKPHANMFSAAAHMKRHVRTSADETRQQMPEGQSSEMLNSSNEGNSLALQPRQHQYRASEATVRLSECTTGSNMATTSTFSGYSLSRSSFNMVKRMRTQWSSGSTTERRFSCTFCGKRFQRFWQLKEHLRSHTGEKPYTCEQCGRSFTKQCNLIRHALVHSGEKPYECAQCGKCFTQRSKMTSHQRTHIGESAVSQYVAPAYPGDPRRSLM; translated from the exons ATGGCCAGCAGCAATTTTCAGGCGCAGTTATTATCCATTATGGAGGTATTAGCTAAAGCAGCTGTAGCAGAAATAAACCAACGTGTAGATGATAGCTGTGCTGTTATACGTTTGGAAATGACCCAAAGCCAGCGAGATATTGATGTACTGAAAAGGAAGTGTCAAATGATGGAGAGCGAGCTGAAGAAGACACATGGACGAGTCAGGAGAAAAG GTTTTTACCCCATGGCATCAGAGAGATCTTCATATCCAGTCAAGATTGTTTTGAACAAGCAGAGAAGTAGCTCACAGCGGAGAGACCGAGAGGGTGCTGTTGAAGGGGACTCTCAACTGCAG TCTACCGATGTGGAGCAGGGAGTGAAGACTGAACTCATACTGATCAAAGatgaggagacagcagaggaCGTGTGGAAGACTGACCCTCAGGAAGAGCTCAGGATCACTGGAGAGG AGTCTGGTTCCAAGCCTGGGAAACCACCATCCTTTGACCAATGGAACTGTGATGAAGACTTCATCACACAACCCAACATATCTCCCGAAAACTCAGTGGAACATTACCCCAATTCTGATCGTCCAGAGGAACCAGGAACACCCCGGCTCGCATCTACAGAGGTGTTCAGTACAGAGCAGCACCGGCCAGCCAAGAGCAAGGACTCACTAGAGCTAGTGATGGTGAAGGATGAGAAAGAGGAGGACCTGGATCAGACCACGGTCCCGGCAGGACCTGACCAATTTGTAATGGATGACACTGATGGGCATCTATGGACGTCTGTTGATCCAGGCAGAGATACTGACCCTGATGTCCACCCAGATTTCTCCTTTCATTCCACAGAAGAGTACTCTCAGAATATCTCAATTTTCCCATCTCATGATATCGGGCCATCACTTCACTATTCTATTGTGAAACCACATGCTAACATGTTCAGTGCAGCAGCACACATGAAAAGACATGTCAGGACATCGGCTGATGAGACTAGACAACAGATGCCAGAGGGACAGAGCAGTGAGATGCTGAACTCAAGTAATGAAGGAAATAGTTTAGCTCTACAGCCAAGGCAGCATCAATACAGGGCTTCAGAAGCAACAGTGAGATTGAGTGAGTGCACGACAGGGTCAAACATGGCCACCACCTCCACCTTCTCAGGATACAGCCTGAGTCGCAGTAGTTTTAACATGGTGAAGAGAATGAGGACTCAGTGGAGTTCTGGCAGCACCACCGAGAGGCGTTTCAGCTGCACCTTCTGTGGGAAGCGCTTCCAACGTTTCTGGCAGCTCAAAGAACACCTCCGGAGtcacaccggagagaaaccgTACACCTGTGAACAGTGTGGCAGGAGTTTCACCAAGCAATGCAACCTGATCAGACATGCTCTGGTCCACAGTGGGGAGAAACCGTATGAGTGCGCACAGTGTGGGAAATGCTTCACCCAGCGCTCCAAAATGACGTCACATCAGAGAACTCACATAGGAGAGAGTGCAGTGTCTCAATATGTGGCACCCGCATACCCTGGGGATCCACGCAGAAGTTTAATGTAG
- the LOC110530555 gene encoding zinc finger protein 35 isoform X3 has protein sequence MVKDEKEEELDQTTTLAGPDQFVMDDNDGQLWTSVGPGRNTDPDGHPDFSFHSTEEYSQNISIFPSHSGLPSIPTMTNEVGPPLHSSIWKPHANMFSASKHIKRHIRTSADETRQQMPEGQSSETLNSNNVGNSLALQSRQHQYRASEATVRLSECMTGSNMATTSTFSEYSLSRSSFNMVKRMRTQWRSGGTTERRFSCTFCGKSFQRLCQLKVHLRSHTGEKPYTCDQCGRSFTQQCNLIRHAMVHSGEKPYECTQCGKCFTRRSKMTSHQRTHIGESPVSQYVIPAYPGDPYTSLM, from the coding sequence ATGGTGAAagatgagaaagaggaggagctGGATCAGACCACAACCCTGGCAGGACCTGACCAGTTTGTCATGGATGACAATGATGGGCAGCTGTGGACCTCTGTGGGTCCAGGCAGAAACACTGACCCTGATGGCCACCCAGATTTCTCCTTTCATTCCACAGAAGAGTACTCTCAGAATATCTCAATTTTCCCATCTCATAGTGGGCTGCCATCCATTCCTACGATGACCAATGAAGTGGGGCCACCGCTTCACTCTTCtatatggaaaccacatgctAATATGTTCAGTGCATCAAAACACATTAAAAGACATATCAGGACATCGGCTGATGAGACTAGACAACAGATGCCAGAGGGACAGAGTAGCGAGACGCTGAACTCAAATAATGTAGGTAATAGTTTAGCTCTACAGTCAAGGCAGCATCAATACAGGGCTTCAGAAGCAACAGTGAGATTGAGCGAGTGCATGACAGGGTCAAACATGGCCACCACCTCCACCTTCTCAGAATACAGCCTGAGTCGCAGTAGTTTTAACATGGTGAAGAGAATGAGGACTCAGTGGAGGTCGGGCGGCACCACCGAGAGGCGTTTCAGCTGCACCTTTTGTGGGAAGAGCTTCCAGCGTCTCTGCCAGCTCAAAGTACACCTCCGGAGtcacaccggagagaaaccgTACACCTGCGATCAGTGTGGCAGGAGTTTTACCCAGCAGTGCAACCTGATCAGACATGCTATGGTCCACAGCGGGGAGAAGCCCTACGAGTGCACACAGTGTGGGAAGTGCTTCACCCGGCGCTCCAAAATGACATCACATCAGAGAACTCACATAGGAGAGAGTCCAGTGTCTCAATATGTGATACCTGCATACCCTGGGGATCCATACACAAGTTTAATGTAG
- the LOC110530557 gene encoding zinc finger protein Gfi-1b-like isoform X1 encodes MASCNFQAQLVSVMEVLAKAAVAEINKRVDDSCAVIRLEMTQSQRDIDVLKRKWQMMESELEKTRRRKGFYPVASERSSYPVKIVLKKQRSNSQCRDEELAVEEDSQPQPTDVEQRVETEPILIKDEETAEDVWKTDPQEGLRITGEESGSKPGKPPSFEQRHCDEDFITQPSISPRDSVEHYPNSDRPEEPRLASTEVFSTEQHRPDEVSLDLVMVKEEELDQTTALAGPDQFVMDETDGQLWTSVGPGRNTDPDGHPDFSFHSTEEYSQNISMVPSHSGLPAVPTMTDDVGPSLHSSIWKPHAKMFSASAHMKRHVRTLADETRQQMPEGQGSEMLNSSNEGNSLALQPRLHQYRASEATVRLSECMTGSNMATTSTFSGYSLSHSSFNMVKRMRSQWRSGGTTERRFSCTFCGKSFQRLCQLKEHLRSHTGEKPYTCEQCGRSFTKQCNLIRHAMVHSGEKPYECTQCGKCFTRRSKMTSHQRTHIAENAVSQYMVPAYPGDPHTSLM; translated from the exons ATGGCGAGCTGCAATTTTCAGGCGCAGTTGGTATCGGTTATGGAGGTATTGGCTAAAGCAGCAGTAGCAGAAATAAACAAACGTGTAGATGATAGCTGTGCTGTTATACGTTTGGAAATGACCCAAAGCCAGCGAGATATTGATGTACTGAAAAGGAAGTGGCAAATGATGGAGAGCGAGCTGGAGAAGACGCGTAGACGAAAAG GTTTTTACCCCGTGGCTTCAGAGAGATCTTCATATCCAGTCAAGATTGTTTTGAAAAAACAGAGGAGTAACTCACAGTGCAGAGACGAAGAGCTGGCTGTTGAAGAGGACTCTCAACCCCAG CCTACAGATGTGGAGCAGAGAGTGGAGACTGAACCCATACTGATCAAAGatgaggagacagcagaggaCGTGTGGAAGACTGACCCTCAGGAAGGGCTCAGGATCACTGGAGAGG AGTCTGGTTCCAAGCCTGGGAAACCACCATCCTTTGAGCAAAGGCACTGTGATGAGGACTTCATCACACAACCCAGCATATCTCCCAGAGACTCAGTGGAACATTACCCCAATTCTGATCGTCCAGAGGAACCCCGGCTCGCATCTACAGAGGTGTTCAGTACAGAGCAGCACCGGCCGGACGAGGTCTCACTAGACCTAGTGatggtgaaagaggaggagctGGATCAGACCACAGCCCTGGCAGGACCTGACCAGTTTGTCATGGATGAGACTGATGGGCAGCTGTGGACCTCTGTGGGTCCAGGCAGAAACACTGACCCTGATGGTCACCCAGATTTCTCCTTTCATTCCACAGAAGAGTACTCTCAGAATATCTCAATGGTCCCATCTCATAGTGGGCTGCCAGCTGTTCCTACTATGACAGATGATGTAGGGCCATCGCTTCACTCTTCtatatggaaaccacatgctAAAATGTTCAGTGCATCAGCACACATGAAAAGACATGTCAGGACATTGGCTGATGAGACTAGACAACAGATGCCAGAGGGACAGGGCAGTGAGATGCTGAACTCAAGTAATGAAGGAAATAGTTTAGCTCTACAGCCAAGACTGCATCAATACAGGGCTTCAGAAGCAACAGTGAGATTGAGTGAGTGCATGACAGGGTCAAACATGGCCACCACCTCCACCTTCTCTGGATACAGCCTGAGTCACAGTAGTTTTAACATGGTGAAGAGAATGAGGAGTCAGTGGAGATCAGGTGGCACCACCGAGAGACGCTTCAGCTGCACCTTCTGTGGTAAGAGCTTCCAGCGTCTCTGTCAGCTCAAAGAACACCTCCGGAGtcacaccggagagaaaccgTACACCTGTGAACAGTGTGGCAGGAGTTTTACCAAGCAGTGCAACCTGATCAGACATGCTATGGTCCACAGTGGGGAGAAACCGTATGAGTGCACACAGTGTGGGAAATGCTTCACCCGGCGCTCCAAAATGACGTCACATCAGAGAACTCACATAGCAGAGAATGCAGTGTCTCAATACATGGTACCCGCATACCCTGGGGATCCACACACAAGTTTAATGTAG
- the LOC110530558 gene encoding zinc finger protein 16-like: MVKEEKEEELDQTMTLAGPDQFVVDESDGQLMTSLDPGRDTDPDGHPDFSFHSTEEYSQNISMVPSHSGLPSVPTMTDDVGPSLHSIWKPHANMFSAAKHMKIHVRTLADETRQQMPEGQSSKRLNSNNEGNSLALQPRQHQYRASEATVRLSECMTGSNMATTSTFSGYSLSHSSFNMVKRMRTQWRSGGTTERRFSCTFCGKSFPRFWQLKEHLRSHTGEKPYTCEQCGRSFTKQCNLIRHAVVHSGEKPYECTQCGKCFTQRSNMTSHQRTHIGESPVSQYVAPAYPGDPRTSLM; encoded by the coding sequence ATggtgaaagaggagaaagaggaggagttaGATCAGACCATGACCCTGGCAGGACCTGACCAGTTTGTTGTGGATGAGTCTGATGGGCAGCTGATGACCTCTTTGGATCCAGGCAGAGACACTGACCCTGATGGCCACCCAGATTTCTCCTTTCATTCCACAGAAGAGTACTCTCAGAATATCTCAATGGTCCCATCTCATAGTGGGCTGCCATCTGTTCCTACTATGACAGATGATGTAGGGCCATCGCTTCACTCtatatggaaaccacatgctAACATGTTCAGTGCAGCAAAACACATGAAAATACATGTCAGGACATTGGCTGATGAGACTAGACAACAGATGCcagagggacagagcagtaaaAGGCTGAACTCCAATAATGAAGGAAATAGTTTAGCTCTACAGCCAAGGCAGCATCAATACAGGGCTTCAGAAGCAACAGTGAGATTGAGTGAGTGCATGACAGGGTCAAACATGGCCACCACCTCCACCTTCTCTGGATACAGCCTGAGTCACAGTAGTTTTAACATGGTGAAGAGAATGAGGACTCAGTGGAGATCAGGCGGCACCACCGAGAGGCGTTTCAGCTGCACCTTCTGTGGGAAGAGCTTCCCACGTTTCTGGCAGCTAAAAGAACACCTCCGAAGtcacaccggagagaaaccgTACACCTGTGAACAGTGTGGCAGGAGTTTCACCAAGCAATGCAACCTGATCAGACATGCTGTGGTCCACAGCGGAGAGAAGCCCTACGAGTGCACACAGTGTGGGAAATGCTTCACTCAGCGCTCCAATATGACGtcacatcagagaacacacatagGAGAGAGTCCAGTGTCTCAATACGTGGCACCCGCATACCCTGGGGATCCACGCACAAGTTTAATGTAG
- the LOC110530555 gene encoding zinc finger protein 572 isoform X2, producing MLSERSSYPVKIILNKQRSNSQWGEDNMAVEEDSHLHPTDVEQRVETEPILIKDEETAEDVWKTDPQEGLRITGEESGSKPGKPPSFEQRHCDEDFITQPNISPRDSVEHYTNSDRPEEPGTPRLSSTEVFSTEQHRPDEDSLNLVMVKDEKEEELDQTTTLAGPDQFVMDDNDGQLWTSVGPGRNTDPDGHPDFSFHSTEEYSQNISIFPSHSGLPSIPTMTNEVGPPLHSSIWKPHANMFSASKHIKRHIRTSADETRQQMPEGQSSETLNSNNVGNSLALQSRQHQYRASEATVRLSECMTGSNMATTSTFSEYSLSRSSFNMVKRMRTQWRSGGTTERRFSCTFCGKSFQRLCQLKVHLRSHTGEKPYTCDQCGRSFTQQCNLIRHAMVHSGEKPYECTQCGKCFTRRSKMTSHQRTHIGESPVSQYVIPAYPGDPYTSLM from the exons ATGTTATCAGAGAGATCTTCATATCCAGTAAAGATTATTTTGAACAAGCAGAGGAGTAACTCACAGTGGGGAGAAGACAATATGGCAGTTGAAGAggactctcatctccat CCTACAGATGTGGAGCAGAGAGTGGAGACTGAACCCATACTGATCAAAGatgaggagacagcagaggaCGTGTGGAAGACTGACCCTCAGGAAGGGCTCAGGATCACTGGAGAGG AGTCTGGTTCCAAGCCTGGGAAACCACCATCCTTTGAGCAACGGCACTGTGATGAGGACTTCATCACACAACCCAATATATCTCCCAGAGACTCCGTGGAACATTACACCAATTCTGATCGTCCAGAGGAACCAGGAACACCCCGGCTCTCATCTACAGAGGTGTTCAGCACAGAGCAGCACCGGCCAGACGAGGACTCACTAAACCTAGTGATGGTGAAagatgagaaagaggaggagctGGATCAGACCACAACCCTGGCAGGACCTGACCAGTTTGTCATGGATGACAATGATGGGCAGCTGTGGACCTCTGTGGGTCCAGGCAGAAACACTGACCCTGATGGCCACCCAGATTTCTCCTTTCATTCCACAGAAGAGTACTCTCAGAATATCTCAATTTTCCCATCTCATAGTGGGCTGCCATCCATTCCTACGATGACCAATGAAGTGGGGCCACCGCTTCACTCTTCtatatggaaaccacatgctAATATGTTCAGTGCATCAAAACACATTAAAAGACATATCAGGACATCGGCTGATGAGACTAGACAACAGATGCCAGAGGGACAGAGTAGCGAGACGCTGAACTCAAATAATGTAGGTAATAGTTTAGCTCTACAGTCAAGGCAGCATCAATACAGGGCTTCAGAAGCAACAGTGAGATTGAGCGAGTGCATGACAGGGTCAAACATGGCCACCACCTCCACCTTCTCAGAATACAGCCTGAGTCGCAGTAGTTTTAACATGGTGAAGAGAATGAGGACTCAGTGGAGGTCGGGCGGCACCACCGAGAGGCGTTTCAGCTGCACCTTTTGTGGGAAGAGCTTCCAGCGTCTCTGCCAGCTCAAAGTACACCTCCGGAGtcacaccggagagaaaccgTACACCTGCGATCAGTGTGGCAGGAGTTTTACCCAGCAGTGCAACCTGATCAGACATGCTATGGTCCACAGCGGGGAGAAGCCCTACGAGTGCACACAGTGTGGGAAGTGCTTCACCCGGCGCTCCAAAATGACATCACATCAGAGAACTCACATAGGAGAGAGTCCAGTGTCTCAATATGTGATACCTGCATACCCTGGGGATCCATACACAAGTTTAATGTAG